A single window of Neisseria sp. KEM232 DNA harbors:
- the rnhB gene encoding ribonuclease HII, with amino-acid sequence MVCAGVDEAGRGPLAGSVFAAAVVLPETYNLPGLADSKKLSEKKRGDLAARIKEQALAWSVASAGTEEIAELNILHAAMLAMRRAVAGLALVPDKILIDGNRVPPDLPAPAEAVVKGDSKIIEISAASVLAKTARDAEMYALAKRFPQYGFERHKGYGTAEHLAALKRFGVLPEHRRDFAPVREILAQGRLFE; translated from the coding sequence ATGGTGTGTGCGGGAGTGGACGAGGCGGGGCGCGGGCCGCTGGCGGGCAGCGTGTTTGCCGCCGCTGTGGTGTTGCCGGAAACATACAATTTGCCGGGGCTGGCCGACTCGAAAAAACTCAGCGAGAAAAAGCGCGGCGATCTGGCGGCGCGGATTAAGGAACAGGCGCTTGCGTGGAGCGTGGCTTCGGCGGGCACGGAAGAAATCGCCGAACTGAACATTCTGCACGCGGCGATGCTGGCGATGCGCCGCGCGGTGGCGGGACTGGCGCTGGTGCCCGACAAAATCCTCATCGACGGCAACCGCGTGCCGCCCGATCTTCCCGCGCCTGCCGAGGCAGTGGTGAAGGGCGACAGCAAAATCATCGAGATTTCCGCCGCTTCGGTGCTGGCGAAAACGGCGCGCGACGCGGAAATGTACGCGCTGGCAAAACGTTTCCCGCAATACGGCTTTGAGCGGCACAAGGGCTACGGCACGGCGGAGCACCTTGCCGCGCTCAAACGTTTCGGCGTGCTGCCCGAACACCGCCGCGACTTCGCGCCCGTGCGCGAAATACTGGCGCAGGGGCGGCTGTTTGAATAA
- the rlmH gene encoding 23S rRNA (pseudouridine(1915)-N(3))-methyltransferase RlmH, which produces MNITVLAVGTKMPRWVDEAVNEYAKRFGRDVDYVLKEIKPEKRGAGVNAAQGMAAEEKRILDALPAGALVVALDERGKAPTSVELAAYLQSWRQNGEHVCFLIGGADGMTDALKSRAALLLRLSSLTLPHGMVRVLLTEQLYRAVSILNNHPYHRE; this is translated from the coding sequence ATGAATATTACGGTGTTGGCCGTCGGCACGAAGATGCCGCGCTGGGTGGACGAGGCGGTGAACGAATACGCCAAGCGCTTCGGCCGCGATGTGGATTATGTGTTGAAGGAAATCAAACCCGAAAAGCGCGGCGCGGGCGTGAACGCGGCGCAGGGCATGGCGGCGGAGGAAAAACGCATCCTCGACGCGCTGCCTGCGGGGGCGCTGGTTGTGGCGCTGGACGAGCGCGGCAAAGCGCCGACCTCGGTGGAGCTGGCGGCTTATCTGCAAAGCTGGCGGCAGAACGGCGAACATGTCTGCTTTCTGATCGGCGGCGCCGACGGCATGACCGACGCGCTCAAAAGCCGCGCCGCGCTGCTGCTGCGCCTGTCGAGCCTGACGCTGCCGCACGGCATGGTGCGCGTGCTGCTGACCGAGCAGCTCTACCGCGCGGTGTCGATTCTGAACAATCATCCCTACCATCGGGAGTAG
- a CDS encoding O-acetylhomoserine aminocarboxypropyltransferase/cysteine synthase family protein: MKRETIALHAGYRSDPSTRAAAVPVYQTTSYTFDDTQHGADLFNLNVAGNIYTRIMNPTTAVLEERLAQLEGGIAALAVASGMAAITYAVQTIAQAGDNIIATKTLYGGTYNYFAHTLPQQGIKVRFVDPDKPEQIAALADARTRLVYTESIGNPAINVIDIPAFAAAAHAQGLPLMVDNTVPSPALYRPIEHGADIVIQSLTKYIGGHGTTIGGAIIDSGKFAWAGNPRFDAILNQPDPSYHGVNYSEHFGAAAYIARARVVPLRNTGAALSPMSAFLLLQGLETLALRMERHCENALAVARYLQNHPQVAWVNYPALDNSPYKALTDRDYGGKASGLLSFGIKGGREAGAKFIDALQLFLRLVNIGDAKSLATHPASTTHRQLSPEELQAAGVGEDMVRLSVGIEHIDDLLADLAQALAAAK, from the coding sequence ATGAAACGCGAAACCATCGCCCTGCACGCCGGCTACCGTTCCGACCCCTCCACCCGCGCCGCCGCCGTGCCCGTCTACCAAACCACCTCCTACACCTTCGACGATACCCAACACGGCGCCGACCTCTTCAACCTCAACGTCGCGGGCAACATCTACACCCGCATCATGAACCCCACCACCGCCGTGCTCGAAGAGCGACTCGCGCAGCTTGAAGGCGGCATCGCCGCGCTGGCGGTGGCAAGCGGCATGGCCGCCATCACCTACGCCGTGCAAACCATCGCGCAGGCGGGCGACAACATCATCGCCACCAAAACCCTCTACGGCGGCACCTACAACTACTTCGCCCACACCCTGCCGCAGCAGGGCATCAAAGTGCGCTTTGTCGATCCCGACAAACCCGAACAAATCGCCGCGCTTGCCGACGCCCGCACCCGCCTCGTTTACACCGAATCCATCGGCAACCCCGCCATCAACGTTATCGACATCCCCGCCTTTGCCGCTGCCGCACACGCGCAGGGTCTGCCGCTGATGGTCGACAACACCGTCCCCTCGCCCGCCCTCTACCGCCCCATCGAACACGGCGCCGACATCGTCATCCAGTCGCTGACCAAATACATCGGCGGCCACGGCACCACCATCGGCGGCGCGATTATCGACAGCGGCAAATTCGCCTGGGCGGGCAACCCGCGCTTCGATGCCATCCTGAACCAGCCCGACCCCTCCTACCACGGTGTCAATTACAGCGAACACTTCGGCGCCGCCGCCTACATCGCCCGCGCCCGCGTCGTACCGCTGCGCAACACCGGCGCCGCACTCAGCCCGATGAGCGCCTTTTTGCTGCTGCAAGGACTGGAAACGCTTGCCCTGCGTATGGAGCGCCATTGCGAAAACGCCCTCGCCGTCGCCCGCTACCTGCAAAACCACCCGCAAGTCGCCTGGGTCAACTACCCCGCTTTGGACAACAGCCCCTACAAAGCACTGACCGACCGCGACTACGGCGGCAAAGCCTCCGGCCTGCTCAGCTTCGGCATCAAGGGCGGACGCGAAGCAGGGGCAAAATTCATCGACGCGCTGCAACTCTTCCTGCGTCTGGTGAACATCGGCGACGCCAAATCGCTGGCCACCCATCCCGCGAGCACCACCCACCGCCAGCTATCGCCCGAAGAGCTGCAAGCCGCAGGCGTCGGCGAAGACATGGTGCGTCTGTCGGTCGGCATCGAACACATCGACGACTTGCTCGCCGATTTGGCACAGGCGCTCGCCGCCGCCAAATAA
- the hemB gene encoding porphobilinogen synthase, translating to MNFPPRYVSATRMRRMRKDDFSRRLMREHTLTADDLIYPVFVLEGSGQEENIPSMPGVKRQSLDKLLFTAEEAVKLGIPMLALFPVVTRNKTAAAEEAYNPEGLVPTVVRALRERFPELGIMTDIALDPYTVHGQDGLTDSDGYVLNDETIEVLVRQALCHADAGAQVVAPSDMMDGRILAIREALEDAGHIHTRIMAYSAKYASAFYGPFRDAVGSSGNLGKADKKTYQMDPANSNEALHEIALDIQEGADMVMVKPGLPYLDIVRRIKDEFGVPTYAYQVSGEYAMLQAAIQNGWLDGDKVILESLLAFKRAGADGILTYYAIEAAKQLRR from the coding sequence ATGAATTTTCCGCCGCGTTACGTTTCCGCCACCCGCATGCGCCGCATGCGCAAAGACGACTTCTCCCGCCGCCTCATGCGCGAACACACGCTTACCGCCGACGACTTGATTTACCCTGTGTTCGTACTCGAAGGCAGCGGACAGGAAGAAAACATCCCGTCCATGCCCGGCGTGAAACGCCAAAGCCTCGACAAACTGCTTTTTACCGCCGAAGAAGCCGTCAAACTCGGCATTCCCATGCTCGCGCTGTTTCCCGTCGTTACCCGCAACAAAACCGCCGCCGCCGAAGAAGCCTACAACCCCGAAGGCCTCGTGCCCACCGTTGTCCGCGCCCTGCGCGAGCGGTTTCCCGAACTGGGCATCATGACCGACATCGCGCTCGACCCCTATACCGTGCACGGCCAAGACGGCCTCACCGATTCAGACGGCTATGTGCTTAACGACGAAACCATCGAAGTATTGGTGCGCCAAGCCCTGTGCCACGCCGACGCAGGCGCGCAGGTTGTCGCCCCGTCCGACATGATGGACGGCCGCATCCTCGCCATCCGCGAAGCCCTCGAAGACGCAGGCCACATCCACACCCGCATCATGGCTTACTCCGCCAAATACGCCTCCGCCTTTTACGGCCCGTTCCGCGATGCCGTCGGCAGCAGCGGCAACCTCGGCAAAGCCGACAAAAAAACCTACCAGATGGATCCGGCCAACAGCAACGAAGCCCTGCACGAAATCGCCCTCGACATCCAAGAGGGCGCAGACATGGTGATGGTGAAACCCGGCCTGCCGTATCTCGACATCGTGCGCCGTATCAAAGACGAGTTCGGCGTACCAACCTACGCCTACCAAGTCTCCGGCGAATACGCCATGCTGCAGGCCGCCATCCAAAACGGCTGGCTCGACGGCGACAAAGTTATCTTAGAAAGCCTGCTCGCATTCAAACGCGCCGGCGCCGACGGCATCTTGACTTACTACGCCATTGAAGCTGCCAAACAGCTCCGCCGCTGA
- a CDS encoding DUF2322 family protein produces MSFQDHLAAMPDIAHLSGLNVLDAAGNTVHHIPAAPGKLGSLKLYNALAQEFSGRLNAAAAARGLELFAEHTADARANPGKHPNIDLLFKVRAENLDLRFEPLAQ; encoded by the coding sequence ATGAGTTTTCAAGACCATCTCGCCGCCATGCCCGACATCGCCCATCTTTCGGGCTTGAACGTCCTCGACGCGGCAGGCAATACCGTCCACCACATCCCCGCCGCCCCCGGCAAGCTCGGTTCGCTCAAACTCTACAACGCGCTGGCACAGGAATTTTCCGGCCGTCTGAACGCCGCAGCCGCCGCACGCGGACTGGAGCTGTTTGCCGAACACACCGCCGACGCCCGAGCCAACCCCGGCAAGCACCCGAATATCGACCTGCTGTTTAAAGTGCGCGCGGAAAACTTGGATTTGCGCTTCGAACCGCTGGCGCAGTAA
- a CDS encoding nuclease-related domain-containing protein — MIIKHAENRNQDIEELTALLALPYVDEPTKRKIKTEIRKIRAGMAGEKEAAYHIDFHFGNPSKNWAVIHDFRVEYEGRVAQIDHLLLNRTMEIYICESKNFNEGFAINENGEFSYLYEGKTYGMPSPIEQNERHRLLLKKMFDDGEIAVPTRLGLRMKPAFYHLILIGNSAQIHRPQNGKNVKYLDRIIKSEQVRKRVEKDIDEVSIAGSLAVMKTISRETLYEFAEYLASFHRPSKYNWKARFGISEPAALHVPPVQAAPQPQPQNSAPQAAPPSPPAQTEPPVQTVPAQAAPDTQQAAAAQKRYFCADCRKSVSENAARYCWSRKALFQNRIYCFDCQKKYR, encoded by the coding sequence ATGATCATCAAACACGCGGAAAACCGGAACCAAGATATAGAAGAACTCACCGCCCTGCTGGCACTGCCCTACGTCGATGAGCCGACCAAGCGGAAAATCAAAACGGAAATCCGTAAAATCCGCGCGGGCATGGCGGGGGAGAAAGAGGCCGCTTACCATATCGACTTTCATTTTGGCAATCCTTCCAAAAACTGGGCGGTTATCCACGATTTCCGCGTGGAATACGAAGGCAGAGTGGCACAGATAGACCATCTGCTGCTCAACCGCACGATGGAAATCTACATCTGCGAAAGCAAAAATTTCAACGAAGGCTTCGCCATCAACGAAAACGGCGAATTTTCCTATCTGTATGAAGGCAAAACATACGGAATGCCTTCGCCTATCGAGCAAAACGAGCGCCACCGCCTGCTGTTGAAAAAGATGTTCGACGACGGCGAAATTGCCGTACCGACCCGTTTGGGCTTGCGTATGAAGCCCGCCTTTTACCACTTAATCCTGATCGGCAACTCGGCGCAAATCCACCGTCCGCAAAACGGCAAAAACGTGAAGTATTTAGACAGAATCATCAAAAGCGAACAAGTCCGCAAAAGAGTCGAGAAGGACATCGATGAGGTGAGCATTGCGGGCAGTCTTGCTGTTATGAAAACCATTTCCCGCGAAACGCTATACGAATTTGCCGAATACCTCGCCTCTTTCCACCGCCCGTCCAAATACAACTGGAAAGCCCGTTTCGGCATCAGCGAACCCGCCGCGCTTCATGTCCCGCCCGTGCAGGCCGCGCCACAGCCACAGCCGCAAAATTCCGCTCCGCAGGCCGCGCCGCCAAGCCCGCCCGCACAGACTGAGCCGCCTGTGCAAACCGTACCGGCACAGGCCGCGCCGGACACGCAGCAAGCCGCTGCCGCGCAGAAACGCTACTTTTGCGCCGACTGCCGCAAAAGCGTCAGCGAAAACGCCGCCCGCTACTGTTGGAGTCGCAAAGCCCTTTTCCAAAACCGCATCTACTGCTTCGACTGCCAGAAAAAATACCGCTAA
- the miaA gene encoding tRNA (adenosine(37)-N6)-dimethylallyltransferase MiaA: protein MDFPKAFALLGPTASGKTCLALRLAERFPVEIVSLDSALVYKGMDIGTAKPSAAELAAVPHHLIDIVTPLQTYSAAEFAADCLRLCREIAARGRLPLIVGGTIMYFHALTGGLNDLPAADPAVRAQLQAEKAAHGLAALYRRLQAADPATAARLQPSDSQRIERALEVLMLTGRPLGEHLAVQTAYRLPLDLHTFALVPHERARLHEAIAARFQAMLDAGLVDEVRRLQSGYPALTAEHNSMRCVGYRQAWDYLAGACGYAEFAERGTAATRQLAKRQLTWLRKIPADTAADPYGAADVFQTAYEAAARHFGC, encoded by the coding sequence ATGGATTTTCCCAAAGCCTTCGCCCTGCTCGGGCCTACCGCTTCCGGCAAAACCTGCCTTGCGCTGCGGCTGGCAGAGCGTTTTCCCGTTGAAATCGTCAGCCTCGATTCCGCGCTGGTATACAAAGGAATGGACATCGGCACGGCCAAGCCGTCTGCCGCCGAGCTGGCCGCCGTGCCGCACCATCTGATCGACATTGTCACGCCGCTGCAAACGTACAGCGCGGCGGAGTTTGCGGCGGACTGCCTGCGCCTGTGCCGCGAGATTGCCGCGCGCGGGCGGCTGCCGCTGATTGTCGGCGGCACGATAATGTATTTCCACGCGCTGACGGGCGGGCTGAACGATCTGCCCGCTGCCGATCCCGCCGTGCGCGCGCAGTTGCAGGCGGAGAAGGCGGCGCACGGTCTGGCCGCGCTCTACCGCCGTTTGCAGGCGGCCGACCCCGCCACCGCCGCCCGTTTGCAGCCGTCCGACAGCCAACGCATCGAGCGCGCGTTGGAAGTGCTGATGCTGACGGGCAGGCCGCTGGGCGAACATCTGGCCGTTCAGACGGCCTACCGCCTGCCGCTGGATTTGCACACCTTCGCCCTGGTTCCGCACGAGCGCGCCCGTCTGCACGAGGCCATTGCTGCGCGTTTCCAAGCGATGCTGGACGCGGGTTTGGTTGACGAAGTGCGCCGCCTGCAAAGCGGATATCCCGCGCTGACGGCGGAACACAATTCCATGCGCTGCGTCGGCTACCGTCAGGCCTGGGACTATCTGGCGGGCGCGTGCGGCTACGCGGAATTTGCCGAACGCGGCACGGCGGCGACGCGCCAGCTTGCCAAACGCCAGCTCACCTGGCTGCGCAAAATCCCCGCCGACACCGCCGCCGACCCCTACGGCGCGGCCGATGTTTTTCAGACGGCCTATGAGGCGGCGGCGCGGCATTTTGGCTGTTGA
- a CDS encoding RDD family protein, whose protein sequence is MSPTPLPAAPLKRRFAALVYESLLIGAVTCAAFVPAGIIALFLNRVSPPLSALAVSLVLVYAWWLYFKTNWHKKGQTLAMRVWRIGLADGAGNPPPLALLRLRFIWACVFLVFVPLLAYAALRQGMGVPPKAALGAALCWWILPWGFALFNAERRFLYDYLAGTRLTDVKAV, encoded by the coding sequence ATGTCCCCAACCCCTCTGCCCGCCGCGCCGCTCAAACGCCGTTTTGCCGCGCTGGTGTATGAAAGCCTGCTTATCGGCGCGGTGACCTGCGCCGCCTTTGTGCCCGCAGGCATCATCGCCCTGTTTCTCAACCGCGTCTCGCCGCCGCTCTCCGCGCTTGCCGTGTCGCTGGTGCTGGTTTATGCGTGGTGGCTGTATTTCAAAACCAACTGGCACAAAAAAGGGCAGACGCTGGCGATGCGCGTGTGGCGCATCGGTTTGGCCGACGGCGCGGGCAATCCGCCGCCGCTCGCCCTGCTGCGCCTGCGCTTTATCTGGGCGTGCGTGTTTCTGGTTTTCGTGCCGCTGCTGGCTTATGCCGCGCTGCGTCAGGGCATGGGCGTGCCGCCGAAGGCAGCGTTGGGCGCGGCGCTCTGTTGGTGGATACTGCCGTGGGGTTTTGCCCTGTTTAACGCCGAGCGCCGCTTTCTCTACGATTATCTGGCGGGCACGCGGCTGACGGATGTGAAGGCCGTCTGA
- a CDS encoding MFS transporter produces MAQPQSRWLPILLAVCIFMQMLDATVLNTALPQMAADLHQSALNMQSAVISYALTLALFMPLSGYLTDRYGTKKVFSVSMALFVFGSLLCAAAPNLPLLVFARVVQGLGGAMMVPVPRLIVLRAYDKAELLERLNFIVMPALLGPIVGPLVGGYLVEYASWHWVFLINVPIGLAGIALAAKIMPDFYAADGGKPHFDLIGFLLFGAAAVGLSLAVEMLTHPGARLFSAVCASGGLAAGALYWQHARHDGDAALYPPRLRLVRTFRLGILGNLVSRLGMGAMPFLMPLLLQVVFARSASTAGWTLAPVALAALLTKPLVKPVVGRFGYRTVLVWNTRIIGLLIMAMALVTASTPLWLLVPALFCLGMCNSLQYSAMNTLTLADLRPQMEGSGNSLMAVNQQLAIGFGIALGALLLNFYGGELRGDMHRAFRLTFVSIGAVTFCAGWVFAFLHPNDGGNLVHGAEKAV; encoded by the coding sequence ATGGCGCAACCGCAATCGCGTTGGCTGCCAATTTTGCTGGCGGTGTGCATTTTCATGCAGATGCTCGATGCTACGGTGCTGAACACGGCGCTGCCGCAGATGGCGGCCGATTTGCACCAGAGCGCGCTGAATATGCAGTCGGCGGTGATTTCCTACGCGCTGACGCTGGCGCTGTTTATGCCGTTGAGCGGTTATCTGACCGACCGCTACGGCACGAAAAAAGTGTTTTCCGTGTCGATGGCGCTGTTTGTGTTCGGTTCGCTGCTGTGCGCCGCCGCGCCGAATCTGCCGCTTTTGGTGTTCGCGCGGGTGGTGCAGGGTTTGGGCGGGGCGATGATGGTGCCCGTGCCGCGTCTGATTGTGCTGCGGGCGTATGACAAGGCCGAGTTGTTGGAGCGGCTGAACTTTATCGTGATGCCCGCGCTGTTGGGGCCGATAGTCGGGCCGCTGGTGGGCGGCTATCTGGTGGAATATGCCAGCTGGCATTGGGTGTTTCTGATTAACGTGCCCATCGGTTTGGCGGGCATTGCGCTGGCCGCGAAAATCATGCCCGATTTTTACGCGGCCGACGGCGGCAAACCGCATTTCGATTTGATCGGTTTTCTGCTTTTCGGCGCGGCGGCGGTAGGCTTGAGCCTGGCGGTGGAAATGCTGACGCACCCGGGCGCGCGGCTGTTTTCCGCCGTGTGCGCCTCGGGCGGCTTGGCGGCGGGCGCGCTTTATTGGCAGCACGCGCGGCACGACGGCGACGCTGCCCTCTATCCGCCGCGCCTGCGCCTGGTACGCACTTTCCGCTTGGGCATTTTGGGCAATCTGGTGAGCAGGCTGGGCATGGGCGCGATGCCGTTTCTGATGCCGCTTTTGTTGCAGGTGGTGTTTGCCCGCAGTGCCAGCACCGCAGGCTGGACGCTTGCCCCCGTCGCCCTGGCCGCGCTGCTGACCAAGCCGCTGGTCAAGCCCGTGGTGGGGCGTTTCGGCTACCGCACCGTGCTGGTGTGGAATACGCGCATCATCGGCCTGCTGATTATGGCGATGGCGCTGGTGACCGCCTCCACGCCGTTGTGGCTGCTCGTGCCCGCGCTGTTTTGTCTGGGCATGTGCAATTCGCTGCAATATTCGGCAATGAACACGCTGACGCTGGCCGATTTGCGCCCGCAGATGGAAGGCAGCGGCAACAGCCTGATGGCCGTGAACCAGCAGCTTGCCATCGGCTTCGGCATCGCCCTGGGCGCGCTGCTGCTCAATTTTTACGGCGGCGAACTGCGGGGCGATATGCACCGCGCCTTCCGCCTCACTTTCGTGTCCATCGGCGCGGTGACCTTCTGCGCGGGCTGGGTGTTCGCCTTCCTGCACCCGAACGACGGCGGCAATCTGGTGCACGGCGCGGAAAAGGCCGTCTGA
- a CDS encoding DUF4149 domain-containing protein, producing MNRLTALLTGIWLGMQIMAGYVAGPILFEQIERQTAGNIAGTLFAVNNWFGMAAWLLAWFAAGGRRERGFGHGGRSIAPKFIILLLVLLAANQFLFAPVIAAHKTGASHWLLSLAGGSFGMWHGVSSIIYLVCTLIGAGLLLRYLSFAKH from the coding sequence ATGAACCGTCTCACCGCACTCTTGACCGGCATTTGGCTGGGTATGCAGATTATGGCCGGCTATGTTGCCGGCCCGATACTGTTCGAGCAGATCGAACGCCAAACCGCCGGCAATATTGCAGGCACGCTGTTTGCCGTGAACAACTGGTTCGGCATGGCCGCATGGCTCTTGGCCTGGTTTGCCGCAGGCGGCCGGCGCGAACGCGGCTTCGGCCACGGCGGCCGCAGCATCGCGCCGAAATTCATCATCCTGCTGCTGGTGCTGCTGGCGGCCAACCAGTTCCTGTTCGCCCCCGTTATCGCCGCCCATAAAACCGGTGCATCGCATTGGCTGCTGTCGCTGGCGGGCGGCTCGTTCGGTATGTGGCACGGCGTTTCCAGCATCATCTATCTGGTCTGCACCCTGATCGGCGCAGGGCTGCTGCTGCGCTATCTGAGCTTTGCCAAACATTAA
- a CDS encoding TatD family hydrolase, whose protein sequence is MQLIDSHCHLNFDGLANRLPEVLANMAENQVALALAVSVSRQSFEEVHAIAQEHANIYASVGIHPDDPAAEEFTFEELVERAALPKVAAIGETGLDYHWCKGDLQWQHRRFITHIEAANQSRLPLIIHTRDAADDTMRLLREHQAHAGVIHCFTEDVRVARLALDLGFYISFSGIVTFKNAAAIQEAARYVPLDRMLVETDSPFLAPVPKRGKPNEPAYVRHTAGFVAELRGDTLENIARATTENFFRLFAKIPREAV, encoded by the coding sequence ATGCAGCTTATCGACTCCCACTGCCACCTCAATTTCGACGGCCTCGCCAACCGCCTGCCCGAAGTGCTTGCCAACATGGCCGAAAACCAAGTCGCCCTCGCCCTGGCCGTCAGCGTCAGCCGCCAAAGCTTTGAAGAAGTGCACGCCATCGCACAAGAGCACGCCAACATCTACGCCAGCGTCGGCATCCACCCCGACGACCCCGCAGCCGAAGAATTCACATTTGAAGAACTCGTCGAGCGCGCCGCCCTGCCCAAAGTCGCCGCCATCGGCGAAACCGGCCTCGACTACCACTGGTGCAAAGGCGATTTGCAATGGCAGCACCGCCGCTTCATTACCCACATCGAAGCCGCCAACCAAAGCCGCCTACCCCTCATCATCCACACCCGCGACGCCGCCGACGACACCATGCGCCTGCTGCGCGAACACCAGGCACACGCCGGCGTTATCCACTGTTTTACCGAAGACGTGCGCGTCGCCCGCCTCGCTCTCGATTTGGGCTTCTACATCTCCTTCTCCGGCATCGTCACCTTCAAAAACGCCGCCGCCATCCAAGAAGCCGCCCGCTACGTCCCCCTCGACAGAATGCTGGTGGAAACCGACTCCCCCTTCCTCGCCCCCGTGCCCAAACGCGGCAAACCCAACGAACCGGCCTATGTGCGCCACACCGCCGGATTCGTCGCCGAACTGCGCGGCGACACCCTCGAAAACATCGCCCGAGCCACCACAGAAAACTTCTTCCGCCTGTTTGCCAAAATCCCGCGTGAGGCCGTCTGA
- a CDS encoding PilZ domain-containing protein, with amino-acid sequence MAANPNFDFSKPTDIPIPGKMINLHIPDRQSLYNCYIPFLEHGGLFVTTEDKFSLGDEVLLALSLGNSQEKKFLRTNVAWINFARSTPVRPRGIGVAFGKDEISIATKNLIEKQLGTALKSDRVTFTL; translated from the coding sequence ATGGCAGCCAACCCCAATTTCGATTTCAGCAAGCCCACCGACATCCCTATTCCGGGCAAAATGATCAACCTGCACATCCCCGACCGCCAGTCGCTCTACAACTGCTACATCCCCTTCTTGGAGCACGGCGGCCTGTTCGTCACCACCGAAGACAAATTCTCCCTCGGCGACGAAGTGCTGCTCGCCCTGTCGCTGGGCAACAGCCAGGAAAAAAAATTCCTGCGCACCAACGTCGCCTGGATCAACTTCGCCCGCTCCACCCCCGTTCGCCCGCGCGGCATCGGTGTTGCCTTCGGCAAAGACGAAATCTCCATCGCCACCAAAAACCTGATTGAAAAACAGCTCGGCACCGCCCTCAAAAGCGACCGCGTCACCTTCACCCTGTAA
- the holB gene encoding DNA polymerase III subunit delta', with the protein MIYPWHESDWRSLAEHRQQLPHALLFSGKENTGKTAFARHLAQSLLCENSGAAYEACGQCPSCHLFAQNSHPDFYELTPEIPEGEAVGRKLLQIKIDAVRDVIEHVRLTSVRGGRRVVLVHPAESMNAQSANALLKILEEPPEGVVFLLVSHERDRLLPTVKSRCRQIILHSPERAAALAYVRERHPQHAEELLAFHSGAPLFDDDAEQTALRGELLQLLSAPRLIAALDYAAAFDKHKLPLAVFLDWLQKWLLDVGLAQQNMPPLYYPAFAAQSAAIAARTAPHALFALTGRLNSLVPYGRHTLSVKMQLEFLLTEYLHFWQNK; encoded by the coding sequence ATGATTTATCCCTGGCACGAATCCGACTGGCGCAGCCTCGCAGAACACCGGCAGCAGCTGCCGCACGCCCTGCTCTTCTCCGGCAAGGAAAACACCGGCAAAACAGCCTTCGCCCGCCACCTCGCCCAAAGCCTGCTGTGCGAAAACAGCGGCGCGGCATACGAAGCCTGCGGGCAATGCCCCTCCTGCCACCTGTTCGCGCAAAACAGCCATCCCGACTTCTACGAACTCACCCCCGAAATCCCCGAAGGCGAAGCCGTCGGGCGCAAACTGCTGCAAATCAAAATCGACGCCGTGCGCGATGTAATCGAACACGTCCGCCTCACCTCCGTACGCGGCGGGCGGCGCGTGGTACTGGTTCATCCCGCCGAAAGCATGAACGCGCAATCGGCCAACGCCCTGCTGAAAATTCTCGAAGAGCCGCCCGAGGGCGTCGTTTTCCTGCTGGTTTCCCACGAGCGCGACCGCCTGCTGCCCACCGTCAAAAGCCGCTGCCGCCAAATCATCCTGCACTCGCCCGAGCGTGCCGCCGCGCTGGCCTATGTGCGCGAACGCCATCCGCAGCACGCCGAAGAACTGCTCGCCTTCCACAGCGGCGCCCCCCTGTTCGACGACGACGCAGAACAAACCGCCCTGCGCGGCGAACTGCTGCAACTCTTGTCCGCCCCGCGCCTGATCGCCGCCCTCGACTACGCCGCCGCCTTCGACAAACACAAGCTGCCGCTGGCCGTGTTCCTCGACTGGCTGCAAAAATGGCTGCTCGACGTCGGACTGGCGCAGCAGAACATGCCGCCGCTCTACTACCCCGCCTTCGCCGCCCAATCCGCCGCCATTGCCGCACGCACCGCGCCGCACGCCCTCTTCGCCCTCACAGGCCGTCTGAACAGCCTCGTCCCTTACGGCCGCCACACATTAAGTGTTAAAATGCAGCTCGAATTTTTACTCACCGAATACCTGCATTTCTGGCAGAACAAATAA
- a CDS encoding (2Fe-2S)-binding protein has translation MFVCICNAVTDHQIKETVAAGASTLGDLQAQLGVATCCGCCTDLASSFLTANNTQQSGTVNAAINVSN, from the coding sequence ATGTTCGTCTGCATCTGCAATGCGGTTACCGACCACCAAATCAAAGAAACCGTCGCCGCCGGCGCCAGCACCCTCGGCGATTTGCAAGCCCAGCTGGGGGTCGCCACCTGCTGCGGCTGCTGCACCGACCTGGCATCGTCCTTCCTCACCGCCAACAACACCCAGCAAAGCGGCACAGTAAACGCCGCCATCAACGTTTCCAACTGA